One Setaria italica strain Yugu1 chromosome I, Setaria_italica_v2.0, whole genome shotgun sequence DNA window includes the following coding sequences:
- the LOC101780565 gene encoding 60S ribosomal protein L37-1 yields MGKGTGSFGKRRNKTHTLCIRCGRRSFHLQKSTCSSCGYPAARIRKYNWSVKAIRRKTTGTGRMRYLRHVPRRFKSNFREGTEATPKKSAAAAN; encoded by the exons ATG GGGAAGGGTACCGGCAGCTTCGGCAAGCGCCGGAACAAGACGCACACGCTCTGCATCCGGTGCGGCCGCCGCAGCTTCCACCTCCAGAAGAGCACCTGCTCCTCCTGCGGGTACCCCGCCGCCCGCATCCGCAAGT ATAACTGGAGCGTGAAGGCCATCAGGCGCAAGACCACTGGAACAGGAAGGATGAGGTACCTGCGACACGTGCCTCGCCGTTTCAAGAGCAACTTCAGAGAAG GGACTGAGGCTACCCCCAAGAagagtgctgctgctgccaactAA
- the LOC101780968 gene encoding protein CHROMATIN REMODELING 24 isoform X2, translating into MQNYSPEEPTNEKDNAVALKIKNSLFKIFPPHDLCEDDCNISSKINFILYLAHKLVIEEEHKVLVFSQSPHMLKILEQALGSVIDKEKIVRMDGSTKRRDRNRMRMAFQCQQSRKESPNSESSGSSISKSSDLDLSKVCEPWIFLMTTRVGGVGLNLTAATRVIIADPSENPSDDNQAVDRAYRMGQTKDVIVYQLVTCAAIEEHTYREQILKIETSFGILGEQPCMKSICEKEGLVLTLPPFGFKFCKTHRELVRIYGLEMNIVLSDLGLHHEAVIAAHYHSLLFSVKEDEVDDYEMEVLDPKQGKSKSKEIKKRDEVIQYIKIDLPPEAERAVSHQSKVGGH; encoded by the exons ATGCAAAATTACTCACCAGAAGAACCAACAAATGAAAAGGACAATGCCGTTGCACTGAAAATAAAAAACAGTCTCTTTAAGATATTCCCTCCACATGATTTGTGTGAAGATGACTGTAACATATCCAGCAAAATAAACTTCATTTTGTATCTTGCG CACAAACTGGTGATCGAAGAAGAGCATAAGGTTCTTGTTTTTTCACAATCACCTCATATGCTGAAAATATTGGAG CAAGCGCTTGGAAGTGTTATTGACAAGGAGAAGATCGTTCGAATGGATGGATCTACAAAGCGACGTGATAGAAATAGGATGAGAATG GCATTTCAATGTCAGCAGTCGCGTAAGGAGTCCCCTAATTCAGAGTCATCAGGGTCATCTATTTCAAAATCTTCAGATTTAGATTTGTCCAAGGTTTGTGAACCTTGGATCTTTCTAATGACAACAAGAGTCGGCGGAGTAGGCCTGAACCTCACAGCCGCTACTCGTGTGATAATAGCTGACCCTTCAGAAAACCCTAG CGATGATAACCAAGCAGTAGACCGTGCATATCGTATGGGGCAAACGAAAGACGTTATTGTATATCAACTGGTGACTTGTGCAGCTATTGAGGAACACACGTATCGAGAACAG ATACTGAAGATCGAAACTTCGTTTGGTATTTTGGGAGAACAACCGTGCATGAAATCAATTTGTGAAAAG GAAGGACTTGTCCTTACTCTGCCACCCTTCGGGTTTAAATTTTGCAAAACCCATCGAGAACTTGTTCGAATTTATGGCCTCGAAATGAACAT AGTATTATCAGATCTGGGCCTTCACCACGAGGCTGTGATTGCAGCACACTAtcattctcttctcttctcagtGAAGGAAGATGAAGTTGATGACTACGAAATGGAG GTCCTTGATCCCAAGCAAGGAAAGTCAAAGTCCAAAG AGATTAAGAAGAGGGATGAGGTGATTCAATATATAAAGATAGATCTACCACCAGAAGCA GAGAGGGCAGTGTCACATCAATCAAAAGTTGGTGGGCACTAA
- the LOC101780968 gene encoding protein CHROMATIN REMODELING 24 isoform X1 — MQNYSPEEPTNEKDNAVALKIKNSLFKIFPPHDLCEDDCNISSKINFILYLAHKLVIEEEHKVLVFSQSPHMLKILEQALGSVIDKEKIVRMDGSTKRRDRNRMRMAFQCQQSRKESPNSESSGSSISKSSDLDLSKVCEPWIFLMTTRVGGVGLNLTAATRVIIADPSENPSDDNQAVDRAYRMGQTKDVIVYQLVTCAAIEEHTYREQILKIETSFGILGEQPCMKSICEKEGLVLTLPPFGFKFCKTHRELVRIYGLEMNIVLSDLGLHHEAVIAAHYHSLLFSVKEDEVDDYEMEVLDPKQGKSKSKEIKKRDEVIQYIKIDLPPEALKVNRIPYIIGEDT; from the exons ATGCAAAATTACTCACCAGAAGAACCAACAAATGAAAAGGACAATGCCGTTGCACTGAAAATAAAAAACAGTCTCTTTAAGATATTCCCTCCACATGATTTGTGTGAAGATGACTGTAACATATCCAGCAAAATAAACTTCATTTTGTATCTTGCG CACAAACTGGTGATCGAAGAAGAGCATAAGGTTCTTGTTTTTTCACAATCACCTCATATGCTGAAAATATTGGAG CAAGCGCTTGGAAGTGTTATTGACAAGGAGAAGATCGTTCGAATGGATGGATCTACAAAGCGACGTGATAGAAATAGGATGAGAATG GCATTTCAATGTCAGCAGTCGCGTAAGGAGTCCCCTAATTCAGAGTCATCAGGGTCATCTATTTCAAAATCTTCAGATTTAGATTTGTCCAAGGTTTGTGAACCTTGGATCTTTCTAATGACAACAAGAGTCGGCGGAGTAGGCCTGAACCTCACAGCCGCTACTCGTGTGATAATAGCTGACCCTTCAGAAAACCCTAG CGATGATAACCAAGCAGTAGACCGTGCATATCGTATGGGGCAAACGAAAGACGTTATTGTATATCAACTGGTGACTTGTGCAGCTATTGAGGAACACACGTATCGAGAACAG ATACTGAAGATCGAAACTTCGTTTGGTATTTTGGGAGAACAACCGTGCATGAAATCAATTTGTGAAAAG GAAGGACTTGTCCTTACTCTGCCACCCTTCGGGTTTAAATTTTGCAAAACCCATCGAGAACTTGTTCGAATTTATGGCCTCGAAATGAACAT AGTATTATCAGATCTGGGCCTTCACCACGAGGCTGTGATTGCAGCACACTAtcattctcttctcttctcagtGAAGGAAGATGAAGTTGATGACTACGAAATGGAG GTCCTTGATCCCAAGCAAGGAAAGTCAAAGTCCAAAG AGATTAAGAAGAGGGATGAGGTGATTCAATATATAAAGATAGATCTACCACCAGAAGCA CTGAAAGTAAATCGTATACCATACATTATCGGAGAAGACACGTAG
- the LOC101780968 gene encoding protein CHROMATIN REMODELING 24 isoform X3, translating into MQNYSPEEPTNEKDNAVALKIKNSLFKIFPPHDLCEDDCNISSKINFILYLAHKLVIEEEHKVLVFSQSPHMLKILEQALGSVIDKEKIVRMDGSTKRRDRNRMRMAFQCQQSRKESPNSESSGSSISKSSDLDLSKVCEPWIFLMTTRVGGVGLNLTAATRVIIADPSENPSDDNQAVDRAYRMGQTKDVIVYQLVTCAAIEEHTYREQILKIETSFGILGEQPCMKSICEKEGLVLTLPPFGFKFCKTHRELVRIYGLEMNIVLSDLGLHHEAVIAAHYHSLLFSVKEDEVDDYEMEVLDPKQGKSKSKEIKKRDEVIQYIKIDLPPEALQPTHDLHR; encoded by the exons ATGCAAAATTACTCACCAGAAGAACCAACAAATGAAAAGGACAATGCCGTTGCACTGAAAATAAAAAACAGTCTCTTTAAGATATTCCCTCCACATGATTTGTGTGAAGATGACTGTAACATATCCAGCAAAATAAACTTCATTTTGTATCTTGCG CACAAACTGGTGATCGAAGAAGAGCATAAGGTTCTTGTTTTTTCACAATCACCTCATATGCTGAAAATATTGGAG CAAGCGCTTGGAAGTGTTATTGACAAGGAGAAGATCGTTCGAATGGATGGATCTACAAAGCGACGTGATAGAAATAGGATGAGAATG GCATTTCAATGTCAGCAGTCGCGTAAGGAGTCCCCTAATTCAGAGTCATCAGGGTCATCTATTTCAAAATCTTCAGATTTAGATTTGTCCAAGGTTTGTGAACCTTGGATCTTTCTAATGACAACAAGAGTCGGCGGAGTAGGCCTGAACCTCACAGCCGCTACTCGTGTGATAATAGCTGACCCTTCAGAAAACCCTAG CGATGATAACCAAGCAGTAGACCGTGCATATCGTATGGGGCAAACGAAAGACGTTATTGTATATCAACTGGTGACTTGTGCAGCTATTGAGGAACACACGTATCGAGAACAG ATACTGAAGATCGAAACTTCGTTTGGTATTTTGGGAGAACAACCGTGCATGAAATCAATTTGTGAAAAG GAAGGACTTGTCCTTACTCTGCCACCCTTCGGGTTTAAATTTTGCAAAACCCATCGAGAACTTGTTCGAATTTATGGCCTCGAAATGAACAT AGTATTATCAGATCTGGGCCTTCACCACGAGGCTGTGATTGCAGCACACTAtcattctcttctcttctcagtGAAGGAAGATGAAGTTGATGACTACGAAATGGAG GTCCTTGATCCCAAGCAAGGAAAGTCAAAGTCCAAAG AGATTAAGAAGAGGGATGAGGTGATTCAATATATAAAGATAGATCTACCACCAGAAGCA TTGCAGCCAACACATGACCTCCATCGCTAA